One part of the Vogesella sp. LIG4 genome encodes these proteins:
- a CDS encoding translocation/assembly module TamB domain-containing protein: protein MNEPEHTSAPDTAAAPPARRRRSFWPWSRFALPPLLLLVGIAGLLGWLTATPAGFATLWQWAGKLSHDSLKVGRSEGTLWRGFTLRDVSWQRDGQQLQLSSLQLDWQPSALWRGQLYIRQLALGNIHYAGKASSKAPAPPQAPRSLALPLDVRLDALTVGSISQPGQPLLSALRANYRYEGGRHYFTLQQLDTPWGGATVGFTLLDTLPFRLAGELHYRGVLEGVASQGNVNLAGSLLQPRLDGEISAQGMLIKLNSEWRPFAAAPLQRLRRLDARVGGVNPHALLPTLPQARLALAIGMEPLDADSVRGGISLVNSEPGPVSAQRLPLSLLWGDFRIDGDRLTLPGLQAELAGGSITLSGSAASNALALDAELRNIDSHQLHAALPSHRINGEVQAAGKARLPQLVVKLSNQQLGLDARLRLADAPRRLEVPEMTLRTGLGRLQGEMGWLFDSRQLSFSGRLQGFDPSRVDPRWPAGNINGTLDTHASLATTPHGDVALKLAGSQLSGAALGGQLALQWQPQRVKQLQADLSLGRNRLQASGGWGQSGDKLLFNLTAPQLSLLGPAFGGELDANVQLAGTPARPDIAAKLAARALRLPGGVAVGSLQGEGSTGLQQDSPFRLQLAGREVRAGGQQLDTLQLNASGNRAAHQLQLEAHGLLQDKPQSVNLALNGGLLPQGLRWQGQLAALRAAGGVNLRLEAPVALQLAADEVRLGASRWQALGTQWQLDDTGWQQGKGWRSSGRVNSLALAALSPWLKLPVQQDLVLAGDWSLAGQQGWPQGRLSLRRERGDVQLPQQKGGPQSLGLSRAELQLGLGPAAPLRLLLESRYGRISGDGTLQLPPGAGLDAAQVAARVQLALPSLAPFQPWLGSGFDLDGALDADVRLSGPLTAPLYAGEINGHKLRFIERKNGIRLEQGELLARLQQRTLQVEKLSFGQQGGLQASGQLSLDGDQPGAAINLRLTRFVLIERPGRRLTVSGDSRVTLEQGKVFLRGDLGVDQARMELPRLGGPKLSSDVVVVGRTVEADSDTRLPLGVDLNIRLGNDFHFSGNGLNAELGGNVRLLAAPGAELQARGQVRVDKGRFKAYGQDLDISKGVITFNGPLDNPSLDIVATRRNSSVGAGVEIGGSVLLPSVKLVANEAMSEQDKLSYMVLGRAATPGEGSNDMGGASAGGFLAGMLNDRIGLFDDVGVQSRAASTSSSGTVNPAEQVVTLGKQITRELYVGYEYGLKSAEQAVKFSYQLSQKLSVIARAGREASSELRYTFRFD, encoded by the coding sequence ATGAACGAACCCGAACACACCTCCGCCCCCGATACCGCCGCCGCACCGCCGGCTCGCCGCCGCCGGTCCTTCTGGCCCTGGTCGCGCTTTGCGCTGCCGCCGCTGCTGCTGCTGGTCGGCATCGCCGGCCTGCTGGGCTGGCTGACCGCCACGCCCGCCGGCTTCGCCACCCTGTGGCAGTGGGCGGGCAAGCTCAGCCACGACAGCCTCAAGGTTGGCCGCAGCGAAGGCACGCTGTGGCGCGGCTTCACCCTGCGCGACGTGAGCTGGCAGCGCGATGGCCAGCAGCTGCAGCTCAGCAGCCTGCAGCTGGACTGGCAACCGTCCGCGCTGTGGCGCGGCCAGCTGTACATCCGCCAGCTGGCGCTGGGCAATATCCACTATGCCGGCAAGGCCAGCAGCAAGGCGCCAGCACCGCCGCAGGCGCCGCGCTCGCTGGCGCTGCCGCTGGACGTGCGGCTGGACGCGCTGACGGTGGGCAGCATCAGCCAGCCGGGGCAGCCGCTGCTGTCGGCGCTGCGCGCCAACTACCGCTATGAGGGTGGCCGCCATTACTTCACCCTGCAGCAACTGGATACGCCGTGGGGCGGCGCCACCGTCGGCTTCACCCTGCTGGACACCCTGCCGTTCCGCCTGGCCGGCGAGCTGCATTACCGCGGCGTGCTGGAAGGCGTGGCCTCGCAGGGCAACGTCAATCTGGCCGGCTCGCTGCTGCAGCCGCGGCTGGACGGCGAGATCAGCGCCCAGGGCATGCTGATCAAGCTGAACAGCGAATGGCGGCCGTTCGCCGCCGCGCCGCTGCAGCGCCTGCGCCGGCTGGATGCGCGCGTGGGCGGGGTGAACCCGCATGCGCTGCTGCCCACCCTGCCGCAGGCGCGGCTGGCGCTGGCCATCGGCATGGAGCCGCTGGATGCCGACTCGGTGCGCGGCGGCATCTCGCTGGTGAACAGCGAGCCGGGGCCGGTATCGGCACAGCGGCTGCCGCTGTCGCTGCTGTGGGGCGATTTCCGTATCGATGGCGACCGCCTCACCCTGCCGGGGCTGCAGGCCGAGCTGGCCGGCGGCAGCATCACCCTCAGCGGCAGCGCCGCCAGCAATGCGCTGGCGCTGGATGCCGAACTGCGCAATATCGACAGCCACCAGCTGCACGCCGCCTTGCCCTCGCATCGCATCAACGGCGAAGTGCAGGCTGCCGGCAAGGCGCGGCTGCCGCAGCTGGTGGTGAAGCTCAGCAACCAGCAGCTGGGGCTGGATGCCCGCCTGCGCCTGGCCGATGCGCCGCGCCGGCTGGAGGTGCCGGAAATGACGCTGCGCACCGGCCTGGGCCGGCTGCAGGGCGAAATGGGCTGGCTGTTCGACAGCCGCCAGCTGAGCTTCAGCGGCCGGCTGCAGGGCTTCGACCCGTCGCGGGTGGACCCGCGCTGGCCGGCCGGCAACATCAACGGCACGCTGGACACCCATGCCAGCCTGGCCACCACCCCGCACGGCGACGTGGCGCTGAAACTGGCCGGCAGCCAGCTCAGTGGCGCCGCGCTGGGCGGGCAGCTGGCGCTGCAGTGGCAGCCGCAGCGGGTGAAACAGTTGCAGGCCGACCTGAGCCTGGGCCGCAACCGGCTGCAGGCCAGCGGCGGCTGGGGCCAGAGCGGTGACAAGCTGCTGTTCAACCTGACGGCGCCGCAGCTGTCGCTGCTGGGGCCGGCTTTCGGCGGTGAACTGGACGCCAATGTGCAGCTGGCCGGCACCCCGGCGCGGCCGGACATTGCCGCCAAACTGGCAGCACGCGCACTGCGGCTGCCGGGCGGTGTGGCGGTGGGCAGCCTGCAGGGCGAGGGCAGCACCGGCCTGCAGCAGGACAGCCCGTTCCGCCTGCAACTGGCCGGGCGCGAGGTGCGCGCCGGCGGCCAGCAGCTGGACACGCTGCAACTGAACGCCAGCGGCAACCGCGCCGCGCACCAGCTGCAGCTGGAGGCGCATGGCCTGCTGCAGGACAAGCCGCAGAGCGTGAACCTGGCGCTGAACGGCGGCCTGCTGCCGCAGGGCCTGCGCTGGCAGGGGCAACTGGCCGCGCTGCGTGCGGCCGGCGGCGTCAACCTGCGGCTGGAAGCGCCGGTGGCGCTGCAACTGGCTGCCGATGAGGTGCGGCTGGGCGCCAGCCGCTGGCAGGCGCTGGGCACGCAGTGGCAGCTGGACGACACCGGCTGGCAGCAGGGCAAGGGCTGGCGCAGCAGCGGCCGGGTGAACAGCCTGGCGCTGGCGGCGCTGTCGCCGTGGCTGAAGCTGCCGGTGCAGCAGGATCTGGTGCTGGCGGGCGATTGGTCGCTGGCCGGGCAGCAAGGTTGGCCGCAAGGCCGGCTCAGCCTGCGCCGCGAACGCGGCGATGTGCAGCTGCCGCAGCAGAAGGGCGGCCCGCAGAGCCTGGGCCTGAGCCGCGCCGAGCTGCAGCTGGGCCTGGGGCCGGCCGCGCCGCTGCGCCTGCTGCTGGAAAGCCGCTACGGCCGCATCAGCGGTGACGGCACGCTGCAGCTGCCGCCGGGCGCGGGGCTGGATGCGGCACAGGTGGCGGCGCGGGTGCAGCTGGCGCTGCCGTCGCTGGCGCCGTTCCAGCCGTGGCTGGGCAGCGGTTTTGATCTGGATGGCGCGCTGGATGCCGACGTGCGGCTGTCCGGCCCGCTGACGGCGCCGCTGTACGCCGGCGAAATCAACGGCCACAAGCTGCGCTTCATCGAGCGCAAGAACGGCATCCGCCTGGAGCAGGGCGAGCTGCTGGCGCGGCTGCAGCAGCGGACGCTGCAGGTGGAAAAACTCAGCTTTGGCCAGCAGGGCGGCTTGCAGGCCAGCGGCCAGTTGTCGCTGGATGGCGACCAGCCGGGCGCGGCCATCAATCTGCGCCTGACGCGCTTCGTGCTGATCGAGCGCCCGGGGCGGCGGCTGACGGTATCCGGCGACAGCCGGGTGACGCTGGAGCAGGGCAAGGTGTTCCTGCGCGGCGACCTGGGTGTGGATCAGGCGCGCATGGAGCTGCCCAGGCTGGGCGGCCCCAAACTGTCGTCCGACGTGGTGGTGGTTGGCCGCACGGTGGAGGCGGACAGCGATACCCGCCTGCCGCTGGGGGTGGATCTGAACATCCGCCTGGGCAACGATTTCCACTTCAGCGGCAACGGCCTCAACGCCGAGCTTGGCGGCAACGTGCGGCTGCTGGCCGCGCCGGGGGCCGAGCTGCAGGCGCGCGGCCAGGTGCGGGTGGACAAGGGCCGCTTCAAGGCCTACGGCCAGGACCTGGACATCAGCAAGGGCGTGATCACCTTCAACGGCCCGCTGGACAACCCGTCGCTGGACATCGTGGCCACGCGGCGCAATTCCAGCGTCGGCGCCGGGGTGGAGATCGGTGGCTCGGTGCTGCTGCCGTCGGTGAAACTGGTGGCCAACGAGGCGATGTCGGAGCAGGACAAGCTGTCCTACATGGTGCTGGGCCGCGCCGCCACGCCGGGCGAGGGCAGCAACGATATGGGCGGCGCTTCCGCCGGCGGCTTCCTGGCCGGCATGCTCAACGACCGCATCGGCCTGTTCGACGATGTGGGTGTGCAGTCGCGTGCCGCCAGCACCAGCAGCAGCGGCACGGTGAACCCGGCCGAGCAGGTGGTGACGCTGGGCAAGCAGATCACCCGCGAGCTGTACGTGGGCTACGAGTACGGGCTGAAGAGCGCCGAGCAGGCGGTAAAGTTCAGCTACCAGCTGTCGCAGAAGCTGTCGGTGATCGCCCGCGCCGGCCGCGAGGCGTCCAGCGAATTGCGTTACACCTTCCGTTTCGATTGA
- a CDS encoding autotransporter assembly complex family protein, with the protein MRYLLLLLLCLPLAALALDYRVEIDAPQALQPLLEENLDLLQLRSDDSLQERDLEAMLESTPAEAKALLETEGYFSAEVSVQRDGQLVHVRVNPGLPVTVGQVNLQFSGAVTQVDDFRHFIEAAQAGWTLPHGAIFRQADWDDSKKAALRPLLLERFPRASITASRAEIDPATRSATLTVSIDSGPLVRYGPLQISGNERYPESVIRGQANFREGGDYRQQDILDYQSSLEKDSHYSGVVVAPLWEQLQGDRVPIGVTVSEVKRQKLELGLNYSTGDGPGVRLGYEHYNLFRRGYTGSVVYDWKHDRQKLDLGLALPRETGGYSHAVNLHVSHEDVLGTQTDSRSLGVFRIRQVGNIESRLGLEYVLEQERDHGVLSRDSKALIASYGWTQRAIDNLLRPSSGYLIEAQVASTVGELGSDTRFQRGYVRLANYWSPDWLHGTLVTRVEGGQVFAADGSQVPTSRLFKAGGAGSVRGYQFESLGVKNSDGTIEGGRVLATSSIEYQYPVTQNWRAAVFVDAGDAASSWQSLNLATAYGVGARWLSPLAPLAFDLAHGNRDKRWRWNLNLGLAF; encoded by the coding sequence ATGCGTTACCTGTTGCTACTTCTGCTCTGCCTGCCGCTTGCCGCCCTGGCGCTGGATTACCGGGTGGAGATAGACGCGCCCCAGGCGCTGCAGCCGCTGCTGGAGGAGAACCTGGACCTGCTGCAGCTGCGCAGCGACGACAGCCTGCAGGAGCGCGACCTGGAGGCCATGCTGGAGAGCACGCCGGCGGAGGCGAAGGCGCTGCTGGAAACCGAGGGCTACTTTTCCGCCGAGGTCAGCGTGCAGCGCGACGGCCAGCTGGTGCACGTGCGGGTGAACCCCGGCCTGCCGGTGACGGTGGGGCAGGTGAACCTGCAGTTCAGCGGCGCGGTGACGCAGGTGGATGACTTCCGCCATTTCATCGAGGCGGCGCAGGCCGGCTGGACCTTGCCGCACGGCGCGATATTCCGCCAGGCCGACTGGGACGACAGCAAGAAGGCGGCGCTGCGCCCGCTGCTGCTGGAGCGTTTCCCGCGCGCCAGCATCACCGCCTCGCGTGCCGAGATCGACCCGGCCACGCGCAGCGCCACGCTCACCGTCAGCATCGACAGCGGCCCGCTGGTCCGCTACGGCCCGCTGCAGATCAGCGGCAACGAGCGCTACCCGGAAAGCGTCATTCGCGGGCAGGCCAACTTCCGCGAAGGCGGCGACTACCGCCAGCAGGACATCCTCGACTACCAGAGCAGCCTGGAAAAAGACAGCCACTACAGCGGCGTGGTGGTGGCGCCGCTGTGGGAGCAGCTGCAGGGCGACCGCGTGCCCATCGGCGTGACTGTCAGCGAAGTGAAGCGGCAGAAGCTGGAGCTGGGCCTCAACTACAGCACCGGTGACGGCCCCGGCGTGCGCCTGGGTTACGAGCACTACAACTTGTTCCGCCGCGGTTATACCGGCTCGGTGGTGTACGACTGGAAGCACGACCGCCAGAAGCTGGATCTGGGCCTGGCGCTGCCGCGCGAAACCGGCGGCTACTCGCACGCCGTCAACCTGCATGTCAGCCATGAAGACGTGCTGGGCACCCAGACCGACAGCCGCTCGCTGGGCGTGTTCCGCATCCGCCAGGTAGGCAATATCGAATCGCGGCTGGGGCTGGAATACGTACTGGAGCAGGAGCGCGACCACGGCGTACTCAGCCGTGACAGCAAGGCGCTGATCGCCTCCTACGGCTGGACGCAGCGCGCCATCGACAACCTGCTGCGCCCCAGCAGCGGCTACCTGATCGAGGCGCAGGTGGCCTCCACCGTGGGCGAGCTGGGCTCGGACACCCGCTTCCAGCGCGGCTACGTGCGGCTGGCCAACTACTGGTCGCCGGACTGGCTGCACGGCACCCTGGTTACCCGGGTGGAAGGCGGCCAGGTGTTCGCCGCCGACGGCAGCCAGGTACCGACCTCGCGGCTGTTCAAGGCCGGCGGCGCCGGCAGCGTGCGCGGCTACCAGTTCGAAAGCCTGGGGGTGAAGAACAGCGACGGCACCATCGAAGGCGGCCGCGTGCTGGCCACCAGCAGCATCGAGTACCAGTACCCGGTAACGCAGAACTGGCGCGCCGCGGTGTTCGTCGATGCCGGTGACGCCGCCAGCTCCTGGCAGTCGCTCAACCTCGCCACCGCCTACGGCGTGGGCGCGCGCTGGCTCAGCCCGCTGGCGCCGCTGGCCTTCGACCTGGCGCACGGTAACCGCGACAAGCGCTGGCGCTGGAACCTCAACCTGGGGCTGGCGTTCTGA
- a CDS encoding DMT family transporter: protein MPVSSRSATLLLTWLAMLAFAGNSLLCRLALATTGIDAGSFTLLRLASGALVLVLLVRGRDGIWPRAGSWAGAAALFVYAAAFSFAYLGLTTATGALCLFGAVQASMIGYGLWQGERLAARQWLGFVCALAGLLVLLLPGVAAPPLANMTLMLLAGVAWGGYSLLGRRAGDATQVTAGNFARAVPLAAALCLLFPPHAALPWAGVVYALASGALASGIGYAIWYTALRDLAAATAATVQLSVPLLAALAGWLFLGEALHLRTLLAAVAIVGGIALVIAGRWR, encoded by the coding sequence ATGCCCGTTTCCTCCCGCTCCGCCACCCTGCTGCTGACCTGGCTGGCCATGCTGGCGTTTGCCGGCAACTCGCTGCTGTGCCGGCTGGCGCTGGCCACCACCGGCATCGATGCCGGCAGCTTCACCCTGCTGCGGCTGGCCAGCGGCGCACTGGTGCTGGTGCTGCTGGTGCGCGGGCGCGACGGCATCTGGCCGCGTGCCGGCAGCTGGGCCGGCGCGGCGGCGCTGTTCGTGTACGCGGCGGCGTTCTCGTTTGCCTACCTGGGGCTGACTACCGCCACCGGCGCGCTGTGCCTGTTCGGCGCGGTGCAGGCCAGCATGATCGGCTACGGGCTGTGGCAGGGCGAAAGGTTGGCCGCACGGCAGTGGCTGGGTTTTGTCTGTGCGCTGGCCGGCCTGCTGGTGTTGCTGCTGCCGGGCGTGGCGGCGCCGCCGCTGGCGAACATGACACTGATGCTGCTGGCCGGCGTGGCCTGGGGCGGCTACTCGCTGCTGGGGCGCCGTGCCGGCGACGCCACGCAGGTGACGGCGGGCAACTTCGCCCGCGCGGTACCGCTGGCGGCCGCGCTGTGCCTGCTGTTTCCGCCGCATGCCGCGCTGCCGTGGGCCGGCGTGGTCTACGCGCTGGCCTCCGGCGCGCTGGCTTCCGGCATCGGTTACGCCATCTGGTATACCGCGCTGCGTGACCTGGCGGCGGCAACGGCCGCCACGGTGCAGCTGAGCGTGCCGCTGCTGGCGGCACTGGCCGGCTGGCTGTTCCTGGGCGAGGCGCTGCATCTGCGCACGCTGCTGGCGGCGGTGGCGATAGTGGGCGGCATTGCGCTGGTGATCGCCGGGCGGTGGCGTTAG
- a CDS encoding class I SAM-dependent methyltransferase: MQAHQHATTRQFDPQAQAYLGSAVHAAGPDLAAARDLLAANLPGSARALDVGCGAGHLAFTLAPLLAGITALDPAPSMLDTVASAAAERGLANIATCAGHAGALPFADGSFDLVASRYSAHHWLDLAAGVADMRRVTAPGGYVLIIDVEAPQDALADTHLQCWELLRDSSHLRDRSDAEWRALLADAGIELLAHQRWPLRLEFDSWVKRMRTPAEKVAMLRQLQQEAPQEVAAALQLEADGSFTAQTGLWWGRVL; the protein is encoded by the coding sequence ATGCAAGCCCATCAGCACGCCACCACCCGCCAGTTCGACCCGCAGGCGCAAGCCTATCTCGGCAGCGCGGTACACGCCGCCGGCCCCGACCTGGCCGCCGCCCGCGACCTGCTTGCGGCCAACCTGCCCGGCAGCGCCCGCGCACTGGACGTAGGCTGCGGCGCCGGCCACCTGGCCTTCACCCTGGCGCCGCTGCTGGCCGGCATCACCGCGCTGGACCCGGCGCCGTCCATGCTGGACACCGTGGCCAGCGCCGCCGCCGAGCGCGGCCTGGCCAATATCGCCACCTGCGCCGGCCACGCCGGGGCGCTGCCGTTTGCCGATGGCAGCTTCGATCTGGTGGCCAGCCGCTACAGCGCGCACCACTGGCTGGACCTGGCTGCCGGCGTGGCCGACATGCGCCGCGTCACCGCCCCCGGCGGCTATGTGCTGATCATCGACGTGGAAGCCCCGCAGGACGCGCTGGCCGACACCCACCTGCAATGCTGGGAGCTGCTGCGCGACAGCTCGCACCTGCGCGACCGCAGCGATGCCGAATGGCGCGCGCTGCTGGCGGATGCCGGCATCGAGCTGCTGGCCCACCAGCGCTGGCCGCTGCGGCTGGAATTCGACAGCTGGGTAAAACGCATGCGCACCCCGGCGGAGAAAGTGGCGATGCTGCGCCAGCTGCAGCAGGAAGCGCCGCAGGAAGTGGCCGCCGCGCTGCAGCTGGAGGCGGACGGCAGCTTTACCGCGCAAACCGGGCTGTGGTGGGGCCGGGTGCTGTAA
- a CDS encoding diguanylate cyclase, producing MTTRCLFLLLLCCLALCTRAWAGGVQLAADTPSYQLNTVADVLEDPGGQLTLADVRGKQAGAFRPPDGGLSSFGFTHSAYWFRFELNNPTAQPRDMLLVLRTPWLDSIELYQPDEHGGYFRQLQGDTLPFAARPHPHPQFLMDMRIAPGRHSYYLRIASLQAFMNPFELWQPAAFHDSDRLWAGYFGMFYGVLLVMMLYNGFIWLSTRDRNYGYYCLYLVIFFLMNFSYSGFAYQYLWPDSPRWLTATYSSWIFLYQAVAIVFACHFLEARQRLPRLHRILRAYLVTVLLVWGGSLANDNRVLHNALAVYFIFVLTPLILLSGLAAWRHGYKAARFFTLAATATLIGAFVTALTVSGALPYSFASFHAAEFGITADVVLLALALADRINILREQKEAAEKNVIHEKLQSHARLEQAKLALEYTVQQRTAELARARDEAERLARIDVLTGVSNRRYFEEIASHEFARARRYQQPLALILFDIDLFKQINDSYGHAVGDAVLRDVADTSSQVVRDVDFVARIGGEEFAVLLPGVAATQAIASAERLRGEIAARQLDSNGQPVRFTASFGVAQLEDGDNSYQTLLQRADQMMYQSKRAGRNQVSPLL from the coding sequence ATGACCACACGCTGCCTGTTCCTGCTGCTGCTGTGCTGCCTTGCCCTGTGCACCAGGGCCTGGGCCGGCGGCGTGCAGCTGGCCGCAGACACGCCCAGCTACCAGCTGAACACCGTTGCCGACGTGCTGGAAGACCCCGGCGGCCAGCTCACGCTGGCCGACGTGCGCGGCAAGCAGGCCGGCGCCTTCCGCCCGCCCGACGGCGGGCTGTCCAGCTTCGGCTTCACCCACTCGGCGTACTGGTTCCGCTTCGAGCTGAACAACCCCACGGCGCAGCCGCGCGACATGCTGCTGGTACTGCGCACCCCCTGGCTGGACAGCATCGAGCTGTACCAGCCGGACGAACACGGCGGCTACTTCCGCCAGCTACAGGGCGACACCCTGCCGTTCGCCGCCCGCCCGCACCCGCATCCGCAGTTCCTGATGGACATGCGCATTGCGCCGGGGCGGCACAGCTACTACCTGCGCATCGCCAGCCTGCAGGCGTTCATGAACCCGTTCGAGCTGTGGCAGCCGGCGGCGTTTCACGACAGCGACCGGCTGTGGGCCGGCTACTTCGGCATGTTCTACGGCGTGCTGCTGGTGATGATGCTGTACAACGGCTTTATCTGGCTGTCCACGCGTGACCGCAACTACGGCTACTACTGCCTGTACCTGGTCATCTTCTTCCTGATGAACTTCTCCTACAGCGGCTTCGCCTACCAGTACCTGTGGCCGGATTCGCCACGCTGGCTCACCGCCACCTACTCCAGCTGGATCTTCCTGTACCAGGCAGTGGCCATCGTGTTCGCCTGCCACTTTCTGGAGGCGCGCCAGCGCCTGCCGCGCCTGCACCGCATACTGCGGGCCTACCTTGTTACCGTGCTGCTGGTCTGGGGCGGCTCGCTGGCCAACGACAACCGCGTGCTGCACAACGCTCTGGCGGTGTACTTCATCTTCGTGCTGACGCCGCTGATCCTGCTTTCCGGCCTGGCCGCCTGGCGCCACGGCTACAAGGCGGCGCGCTTCTTCACCCTGGCGGCCACCGCCACACTGATTGGTGCCTTTGTCACCGCGCTCACCGTCAGCGGCGCCCTGCCCTACTCGTTTGCCAGTTTCCACGCCGCCGAATTCGGCATCACCGCCGACGTGGTACTGCTGGCGCTGGCGCTGGCCGACCGCATCAACATCCTGCGCGAGCAGAAAGAAGCGGCGGAAAAAAACGTGATCCACGAGAAGCTGCAGTCCCACGCCAGGCTGGAACAGGCCAAGCTGGCGCTGGAATACACCGTGCAGCAGCGCACCGCCGAGCTGGCGCGCGCCCGCGACGAGGCCGAGCGCCTGGCGCGCATCGACGTGCTGACCGGCGTCTCCAACCGCCGCTACTTCGAGGAAATCGCCAGCCACGAATTCGCCCGCGCCCGCCGCTACCAGCAGCCGCTGGCACTGATCCTGTTCGACATCGACCTGTTCAAGCAGATCAACGACAGCTACGGCCACGCCGTGGGCGATGCAGTGTTGCGCGACGTGGCCGATACCAGCAGCCAGGTGGTACGCGACGTGGACTTCGTGGCGCGCATCGGCGGCGAGGAATTCGCCGTCCTGCTGCCCGGCGTGGCGGCCACGCAAGCTATTGCCAGCGCCGAACGGCTGCGCGGCGAAATCGCCGCCCGGCAACTGGACAGCAACGGCCAGCCGGTACGCTTTACCGCCAGCTTTGGCGTGGCGCAGCTGGAAGACGGCGACAACAGCTACCAGACCCTCCTGCAGCGCGCCGACCAGATGATGTACCAATCCAAGCGCGCCGGCCGCAACCAGGTCTCGCCGCTGCTGTAG
- a CDS encoding ABC transporter substrate-binding protein, producing the protein MRITRSLLLACCLSGALHAAPLTIMVEDAAAPWSNPDGSGYANSIVREAFNAAGVPIKLIVVPYARCKASVLAGEAAACFNMSWEPAMQGRVTFASQPIFVTESRVYAVSNTTLASAGNLASLPAGSSVGLVYGYEYPDKLNSIKARVSIDYSNSESIMLKKLLAGRIQYAVLNIDARKTEALVMHNAGIDRQQVRYLFTAGKLRSYIGFSTRHPQGEHALQKFNQGMRRIHDRIDSIIQAN; encoded by the coding sequence ATGCGCATCACACGCTCCCTGCTGCTGGCCTGCTGCCTGAGCGGCGCCCTGCACGCCGCGCCGCTCACCATCATGGTGGAAGACGCCGCCGCGCCGTGGTCCAACCCGGACGGCAGCGGCTACGCCAACAGCATCGTGCGCGAGGCCTTCAACGCCGCCGGCGTGCCCATCAAACTCATCGTGGTGCCCTACGCCCGCTGCAAGGCCAGCGTGCTGGCCGGCGAAGCAGCGGCCTGCTTCAACATGTCATGGGAGCCGGCAATGCAGGGGCGGGTGACATTTGCCAGCCAGCCCATCTTCGTCACCGAATCGCGGGTGTACGCCGTCAGCAATACCACGCTGGCCAGCGCCGGTAACCTCGCCAGCCTGCCCGCCGGCAGCAGCGTCGGCCTGGTCTACGGCTACGAATACCCCGACAAGCTCAACAGCATCAAAGCGCGCGTCAGCATCGACTACTCCAACAGCGAAAGCATCATGCTGAAAAAGCTGCTGGCCGGCCGCATCCAGTACGCGGTACTGAACATCGACGCCAGGAAGACCGAAGCACTGGTCATGCACAACGCCGGCATCGACCGCCAGCAAGTGCGCTACCTGTTCACCGCCGGCAAGCTGCGCTCCTACATCGGCTTCAGCACCCGCCACCCGCAAGGCGAACACGCACTGCAGAAATTCAACCAGGGCATGCGCCGTATCCACGACCGCATCGACAGCATCATCCAGGCCAACTGA
- a CDS encoding cytochrome b562: protein MTTARTTKLGLALLLMACFATAPAQAGEIKNVMKDMKTTVKAALASNNMADFNKHFTQLQNDVAKASKLPLKKDQPTYDKGLKELQQQLDVVSQAVKANNLAAAKDALQKTDPIKKHYHKQLDI from the coding sequence ATGACGACCGCTCGCACCACCAAACTCGGCCTGGCCCTGCTGCTGATGGCCTGCTTCGCCACCGCCCCGGCCCAGGCAGGCGAAATCAAGAACGTGATGAAAGACATGAAGACCACCGTGAAGGCCGCACTGGCCAGCAACAATATGGCGGACTTCAACAAACACTTCACCCAGCTGCAGAACGACGTGGCCAAGGCCAGCAAACTGCCGCTGAAAAAAGACCAACCCACCTACGACAAGGGCCTGAAGGAACTGCAACAGCAGCTGGACGTGGTAAGCCAGGCGGTAAAAGCCAACAACCTGGCCGCCGCCAAGGACGCACTGCAGAAAACCGACCCGATCAAGAAGCACTACCACAAGCAGCTGGACATCTAA